The following DNA comes from Musa acuminata AAA Group cultivar baxijiao chromosome BXJ1-4, Cavendish_Baxijiao_AAA, whole genome shotgun sequence.
AGTTTGATAACTCCTCACCTGCCCAAAAAGGAGGAACACCAGCAAGAAGGATGTACACGATTACTCCAGCACTCCAAATGTCAGCCTCTGGCCCATAATTCCGTCGCAGCACTTCAGGAGCAATATAATATGCACTACCAAGAACATCCCTGAATACATCTCCTGCGGAGGCATTTCATTCTTTTTCTGTTAGCACATCTTAGAGAGAATGAATCAAATAGGATCTCCGAGTATCCCTTCCTCTTCATGCAACATCTAGTTGGAGATCTTATCATGTCTCAAATTGCTACAAACCTTCCCCAATGGCCATGGTGAACGCAGATTATATGGTCGGGGATACATCGTGTCATGTGGCTTTCTCCCTGACTCCACATTGTAATATTTGTGTCTATTGAGTTATATGGATAAAAATGGCCTTTTTGTGGAACACTTCAAACCAAGAAGAACAAGAACAGATTTATACATAAGAAAATTACCAAGATCAAAATCAGATATTTTTGCTTCCATGTAATATTTAATAGATGCAGTAATCATGtttcttattttgatgatgattaatCCTATCAATAAAACAAGATCACTTCAGGAACATGAAGAGACTGAGGGCTTTTCTGTATTACCGTGCTTGAAGAAGGTGGAGAGGCCAAAATCGGTGGCTTTGAGCGGCGAATCCTCCCTTTTGTTCAAGAAGAGGAAGTTCTCGGGCTTGAGATCGCGATGCATCACCCCCATGGAGTGGCAGCAGTGGACAACGTTCACGATCTCCCGGCACAGGGCGGCGGCTGCCCGCTCGGAGTAGTGCCCCCGGGAGATGATGCGGTCGAAGAGCTCGCCGCCCTCGCACAGCTCCATCACCAGGTTCACCGACCGTCGGTCCTCGAACGCACCCCTGAGCTCGACGATGTTGCGGTGGCCGGTGAGGTGGTGCATGATCTGCACCTCGCGGCGGACGTCCTCGAGGTCGTCCCGGTTCGTCAGCTTGCGGGTGGCGATGGACTTGCAGGCGAGGACCTCACCGCTGGCCCTGTTCGTGATGAGGTGGGTGACGCCGAACTGGCCGCGGCCGAGCTCGCGACCGAAGGAGTACGTGGCGTGAACGTCCTCCATGGGGCGACGGAGGACCCGGCCGacgccaccgccgccaccgctgCTGCCTCCGCGGAAGTGCGAGCGGAACCGGTGCCTCCGCGAGCCGGCCTCCTGGCTGTCGTCGGCGTGGCCGCGGCGGGAGGTGTGGTTCCCCATTGGCTCGGTTCACTTtggttccctctctctctctctctctttcggtCTCTAATAACAGAGCGAAGTGGTCAACGAAGCCATCGCGAGAAAGCCGGAGTTGACGACCGGTAATGGCCGTTCGGAGACGGCAACGCTGCCACGTTGATGGTTCAAGTTAGGCACATAACGGAGTATATATCATTCTTCGCTACAATGTTTGTAACTCTTTGTTACGTCATCAGTTGTTTTTGACGGTTTCTCTCCTCTCTGCATATCGTTGACTCAGTCTGTTCTTGTAGCGTTACAACGTTTATaacaaatcaatcatcactaacaTAGCAACGCAAtatacacaatatatatatatataaataaataaataatatgtcaCGGTGGAAGGATATGATTTGAGTTGTCGTCACGACATGTGCGATGTTAATTGAGAATTTGACCAAAGTaggtgagaagaagaagaaaagaaatggtTTGACTACGTTCGATTGGATGTGAAGGTAGAAATAGTTGAGTTCGGATCGGTGAAGATGGGTGACTTCAAAACCCGAATCAGGTAGAAAGGCACTATCATAGTCGATAAAATCGAAATCTAGTGAAGGATTAAAGCTGATGTTGGAAGATAGGGGAAATAATTCCTCTGAATTTTTCTTGCAACCAAAAGCCTTAATACCAAGTGTCAAGGAATGATAAATCTATTTAAAATTGAGTTTTAGGAACGTCGTATATGTTCGAAGAATATATGTGCTTAGGTGAGTCATAAAAATGTTGGCATAGATTTTTGAGAGATAAATAGAGGTAGAAAATATATTCTATAGTAGTTTAGAAAGGAACATTTTCGTTTTAGGATAGGCATTAAGAGCCTTCCATCCAAGCTAATCGGCTTTGTTATACTGATCCTCCCTTTTCAATAGATGATAGGCACTTTTGACATTAAAAGAATTAAAACTAATAATCATCATAGAGAAATTGTATCAAATGAATTAAAAAATgagtgaaagtaattttgatatcAGTTTGAtatcatagaaaataaaaatgcGTTCTTGTGTCATTCTCTATGCATTTGCAAAGATCACTATACAGATAAGATAAAAATGTCAGATTAAAACTCctctagtatatatatatatatatatatatatatatatataagcatacaTGAGAGAGAGAAATGATGTTGCGAAGCAAAATACATTAGAAAGCTTTCCATGACGCTTGAAAGGGTTGATTATCCATATACTTGGACTATATTGATATTATAGttttttactaaaaaaaattacattgaaatttctataattctaaaaataaaaaaaattatttatcccAATATCATCAACTGTATCGATGAAAAATATAACACGTAACGTTATATATTGGATCGATACGAAAATAATAAACAAGAAGATAATTTCAGCATCTCATCCATTATGTTTTTGACATGTTAGatgttaatataaatttttattttatttttaaaattataaaaaactgaatataaaatttttaaatataaatatcgtGATGCTAATCGAGTATAAATAAAGGAATAATATGTAATAATATTAATATCGTGATACTAATAGGTGCAAGTGTTGTGTAAGTATCCGATCCTTCACGTCACCCTCGTGTCAGGCCACAGGCTGAAGCCGCCGGATCGGAGCTGGAAGACGTACGCCGAGCTCGAGGTGCACCCCGATCACAAGCTCCGCAGCAGGACCAAGCGCAGCGCCGACGACCTGCGATGGGAGGAGCGGTTCGTGTTCGTGGTCGGCGACGAGTTTCTCCGCGACGAGGCGTCCGAGGTGTTCGTGGGGATCCACCGCAGCCGCGGCTGGCCGCCGCTCGCAGTGCCCGTTGAGCGCCGGGCTTGCGGCCGTTGTGGCGCCGACCGTGCGACGGTACTCGACTGAGAGAGGAGGCGTGATGAAGGCGCAGAGCGAGGCGGTGTGCTTCTCCATATCAAAGTACTGGTCCATGAGTTGCCGAGACCATATGATGGAGGAGGCAACTCAGAAGAAGAGCAGGAATTGGCTGTTCGCTTGTCTTTCTGGAGTCCAATCTCGTCCACCCCAGGAAACCCGAGCCACCTTGGATGTCTCTGATGAAGAGAGGAGCAGCAATGGCGAAGGTAAGGCGCATGCGTCACAGGGACCGGCCTTTGATGTCTCCGATGAAGAGAGGAGCAGCAATGGCGAAGGGGAAGATGGCGACGTATCTTGACGACCTCGTCTCTGATGAGTTTGGCGTTAGTAGTCCAGTTGGTTGATAAGATGTGCTCACAAACGTCTCTTTCCGTTACCCGTAGCCCCACAAGTAACTGATTCAGTGGGGCCACTATTATCTACCAATGGGAGAGGCTGTTTCTGTGTTTCTTTGCTCGGTCGAAACACACTGATCCAACGCTCTCTCAGCTTGCGGTGGGGAAGAAAGGAACACGTAAACCTtcggttttaaatattattaaattaaaatattcatTTATATTTTCACCGTGTCCAATTGGAAAGCAGGTAAGATTTTAGGTGGAGAAAACGGGTAGAAAGGTATTTTCGACAAGACGTCACGAGTGCCACGTTCGTGTCCACGTGACGCGAGCGTGAGTGCGGAGCTGGTGAGATGTCACATGGTCGACCGGTCCAACAGAAAGACACGTGTACGGCGGAGTTCGACTCAGGAACATACCCTGGCGGGCCAGCACCGACGGCCAACACAACTACCACCAGTACCTCCTTTCCTCTCCCTAATCATACCCCGAGAGAAAGCCTCGTCTTGAACTAACCAATCAAGAAGCGCCGTTTCTGCGGGACCCACAGGACTAGATGAAAGTTCGTGTCTACCTTGTGTGTTCCGATAGGGTGGACGAATACAGCGTATCTCATACAGCTCATACGGACACGTTTACGATGACGTGGACTCCTTCTCGTCCTCCCTCTCTCGCCCCCTCTTTCCACTTCCCTCGGCTGTGGGATGCGCTCATCCTCCTCTTCGGTGGATTTACGAAGGAAGAACAGTAGTTGGCTTCCTCTTCGAGAGGACGGTCCTCCTCCTTTCAGTTCGGCCAGTCTCTCCAGTTCCCGTGGAGCCGTTCCATCTCTTTCTTGAGTAGACTCTTGGTtttcccaagccaaaaagagtcgcGTTTTACGCAATTAGTGGCTTTGCGGAGGATTTCGTTCGGAGATTGTAGGTATGTGAAATCGTGGACCGATTCGGTGTGGTAATTCTGGGAATTCTTATACGATTTTATTTCATCCCGACATTagtcctctgttgtggaaggtttGCTTCTTGATTCTTTTTATTTTCGCTAGGGTTCGACGTTTTCGCTCTTCTCCTGGCATAAAAATTGAATCTTGGTCGCTTTTTCGCTTTGAGAAATTTTGTTGCAACTACGGTTTGTTGTGTGGGTGTTCGTGTGCCTGAGAGGGAGATCAGGGATGTAAATTGAAGAAACCAGCAGATTAGATCTGAAGATGGGGTAAGCCAAGGGAAGACTGGTTTGATAGTAGGTGGATGAATGATCTGGCAAGAGGGGGAAAAAACTTCTTTTCCGGTTAATTTTTTGAAGCAACATCTCAGGCGGTGAACATAAACGTGGATCTGATTTTGATCTCACTTGTTCTCATGAATAGAATTGGATATAGAAAGTGCTTGAAACATATCCAGGTTTGTTTTTTCTTTGGCTGGTGATTGGTAGGGCCCTTTGTTACTTCTTCTACCAAGGGTTTTGTGTTATTAGTTTTTTGTCTTCTTTGGCAATAGAATACTGGCTGGTTTCTATAACCTGCAAAATGGCTTACCTGATTATCAAATCAAtagttttgaaagaaaaaaatttgacTTTTGAGATATAAGGGTCGTGATGGCCGTCAGTAATGCTGCAGTTTTATAGTTCATTGATGTCATTGTTGTTAAACTGCAGCGGGAACAGTTCCCTACTAACCAAGCTTCCCCCTTGTCTGGGTTGATGCAATAAGCTGTGAGAATAAATATGTTAAATGTGTATAAAGATGCACATCAATCTTTAGACGTTTCTAGGAACTACAACTTTGTAATGCATTTTATACATGTGGAGATACACAAGATAATAATTAAATTGCAAGTATGTTTTGTTTTATTAAATCATTAAAGTGCTTATTCATTGGACACATGGTAGTTTGGCTACTTTATATGTGACTGCGGTATCTTTGGCACATCACCATATATGTGCTATATGCTTGAAATCATAAAGCTTCAAATATAACCATGGTTAGATGCTATTATCATACTGTTGTGGGAGACCCCATGCCATCTGTTGGCTACAGTGCCATGTCAACAAAGGTGTGTTATCgggaaaaaataataaagaaaaagaaaagaaaggaaggtgTTGAATGGAGAAAGACTATATATCAAGAAACCAAAAAAAGGGGTTTGTCTATCAGCCTTAACCTGATGGAGCGGAATATATTTCTGTACAATACTACAATTCCATGCAAAAGCATAGTCTGGGTGTCCATGTGCAtgtttttgataaattattattagTGCATTTCATTGCCATTTCGGGTATATTGGGGCTTTTAAAGAGAGATTGCTGTGAAGTAGACATTTGTTTTGTTTGGTTTTCTGGCTTTTTCGTTTTTTTAGGCATCCATGTTTTTTGAGCTATCTCAATCATCTTCACCTTTTCACCTGGACTGTTTGCTAGAACACATAAATCTTGTATTGCTGTATAATTTCCCTTTTCCCAACATTCTTTAAATTTTCATTCTAGTGTTGTAATATCATCAATTTCAATTGATGGAGCTAACAAAAAGCTACTAAGATGCACTTGTTTAGTTTTTTGCTACTGCTAA
Coding sequences within:
- the LOC135657835 gene encoding calcium-dependent protein kinase 15-like; the protein is MGNHTSRRGHADDSQEAGSRRHRFRSHFRGGSSGGGGGVGRVLRRPMEDVHATYSFGRELGRGQFGVTHLITNRASGEVLACKSIATRKLTNRDDLEDVRREVQIMHHLTGHRNIVELRGAFEDRRSVNLVMELCEGGELFDRIISRGHYSERAAAALCREIVNVVHCCHSMGVMHRDLKPENFLFLNKREDSPLKATDFGLSTFFKHGDVFRDVLGSAYYIAPEVLRRNYGPEADIWSAGVIVYILLAGVPPFWAENDEGIFAAILHGHIDFSADPWPTISSGAKDLVKKMLRTNPKERLTAAEILKHPWIREDGEAPDKPLDLAVLTRMKQFRAMNKLKKVALKVIAESLSEEEIMGLKEMFKSMDTDNSGTLTVEELKAGLPKLGNLGIKISESEVKQLIEAADVDGNGSIDYLEFITATMHMNKMEKEDHLFKAFEYFDKDKSGYITIEELEQALTKYNMGDQQTIKEIIAEVDINNDGRINYEEFVAMMRNDSSEAIHKRK